Proteins encoded together in one Leptospira kmetyi serovar Malaysia str. Bejo-Iso9 window:
- a CDS encoding methyl-accepting chemotaxis protein: MNQLESRKLRWKLTLGLELLTSVLAVPLAVLFIITAGGYDFNKSIALIVASMISLTCSYIVPSIRFLYLGRILSKLNDSIWFSLNSKEKSEVKTRILNFPLSNTFFYLVQWSLGVPYAWWLLRIFFVPTFLESFPFLFLPFIIYPILGVSHFFLTESSFVDLLESERLNEVQADSEKMRKVGVHARILSTIVAIATLPIVVLGYLLFEETSGWVKLGDVTIPLILTLVFMLIAVVIVSYQLSSTIRRNSENMIQIFGEMSDGNLTHILPMVSSDELGSNSKALNEFVKRLRIIVKSVVREAEKLSGSSKSLGENTRELSRKMQDQAASTEEMSSGVEEIAASIHSTASRAESQAQIAKKAQSSLAELEARIRQVHVALLETKGDADRMKSETRSGEEALQGTQKAMEAIEESTAKMGATVNVIREITDRIGLLSLNAAIEAARAGEAGKGFAVVAQEIAKLGEQTQENAKRITGAISEALNATKSGREVIESTQTVFQRIGDTVAVTLDRVSEVASLSDSQLTASEQVKSAFTDLSLSSEEIRNHTQEQAQTSTEFSKTIVTISETTEFLNQVVTQIDELAVKLNEQAGKLRSEVEFFKT, encoded by the coding sequence ATGAATCAGTTAGAATCTAGGAAGTTACGTTGGAAATTGACTCTCGGTTTGGAGTTGCTGACTTCCGTTTTGGCGGTGCCCTTAGCGGTTCTTTTTATTATCACCGCGGGCGGTTACGATTTTAACAAATCGATCGCGTTGATCGTCGCTTCCATGATTTCCTTGACCTGTTCTTATATCGTTCCTTCGATCCGATTTTTGTATCTCGGACGGATTCTCTCCAAGTTGAACGATTCGATTTGGTTCTCGCTCAACTCGAAGGAAAAGAGCGAGGTCAAAACGAGAATTCTCAACTTCCCTCTTTCGAACACTTTCTTTTATCTCGTTCAGTGGAGTTTGGGAGTTCCATACGCTTGGTGGCTCTTGCGTATTTTTTTCGTTCCGACTTTTTTGGAATCCTTTCCGTTTTTGTTTCTTCCGTTTATCATCTATCCGATTCTGGGTGTTTCCCATTTTTTTCTCACCGAGTCCAGCTTCGTGGATCTTCTCGAATCCGAAAGGCTCAACGAAGTGCAAGCCGATTCGGAGAAGATGCGGAAGGTCGGTGTTCACGCGCGGATTTTGAGCACGATCGTAGCGATCGCGACTCTTCCGATCGTTGTGTTGGGTTATCTTTTGTTCGAAGAGACTTCGGGTTGGGTCAAACTCGGAGACGTTACGATACCGTTGATTCTTACCTTAGTCTTTATGCTGATCGCGGTCGTCATCGTTTCGTATCAGCTTTCTTCCACGATCCGAAGAAACTCGGAGAATATGATTCAAATTTTCGGAGAGATGTCCGACGGAAATCTCACTCATATTCTTCCGATGGTTTCCAGCGACGAGTTGGGTTCCAACAGTAAAGCCTTGAACGAATTTGTTAAGCGACTTCGTATTATCGTAAAGAGCGTCGTTCGAGAGGCGGAAAAACTTTCGGGAAGTTCCAAGAGCCTCGGAGAAAACACGCGAGAACTTTCCAGAAAGATGCAGGATCAGGCCGCATCCACCGAAGAGATGAGTTCGGGAGTCGAGGAGATCGCGGCTTCGATTCATTCCACTGCGTCCCGTGCGGAAAGTCAGGCGCAGATCGCAAAGAAGGCTCAGTCTTCTCTCGCGGAGTTGGAGGCGAGAATTCGTCAGGTTCACGTCGCTCTTTTGGAAACGAAAGGGGACGCGGATCGTATGAAGAGCGAAACCAGAAGCGGTGAAGAAGCGCTTCAAGGAACTCAAAAAGCGATGGAAGCCATCGAAGAAAGTACCGCAAAGATGGGAGCGACCGTAAACGTAATCCGCGAGATCACGGATCGGATCGGTTTACTTTCTTTGAACGCCGCGATCGAAGCCGCGAGAGCGGGAGAAGCCGGAAAAGGTTTCGCGGTCGTCGCACAAGAAATCGCAAAACTCGGAGAACAAACGCAGGAGAACGCAAAGAGAATCACGGGCGCGATCTCCGAAGCGTTGAACGCGACCAAAAGCGGAAGAGAAGTGATCGAATCCACACAAACCGTCTTTCAAAGAATCGGAGATACGGTCGCGGTTACGTTGGATCGAGTTTCCGAAGTCGCTTCGTTATCGGATTCTCAGTTGACCGCGAGCGAACAAGTGAAGTCCGCGTTTACCGATCTTTCTCTTTCCTCCGAAGAAATCCGAAATCATACGCAGGAACAAGCGCAGACTTCCACCGAATTCTCGAAGACGATCGTAACGATTTCGGAAACGACCGAATTCTTAAATCAAGTCGTGACACAGATCGACGAGTTGGCCGTGAAGTTGAACGAACAAGCAGGTAAACTCAGGTCCGAAGTGGAATTCTTCAAAACCTAA
- a CDS encoding amidohydrolase family protein — protein MKRVVLHLILYLILFFLSLSAWIFFFSFKLPSPSVEPEETFFLEGVRLFDPGKNSFSNLDLRFQNAKIESVNASSSGSPNSEFANMIVTPGLTDMHAHLPPNNLLDLIPYFSLLYLSHGVTTLRIAGDIDGTSVPYAKNGISKDDFFGPRIFSCDAFVTTGPPRWKNSIVVNSPEEAAQAVLTLKSKGGADCIKSYENLTVPMIRAVVEAANKENLTVLGHVPFGLTYEQAAIPDVQHFHGIPRPEWILKNNVVNRVSDWDRVDGKLLNDIVDFSVKNGIANTPTLVASERLLLYRDYESAVLQPSVLLMPRFFREVVWNPSSGIPAYRNLDSSYLTESVEKSLFKKLKLLLKLFRAGAKLRIGTDAQQPFVIPGDGVQREMILFHRAGIPSEAVWKIATIDANENLKNENSFQIEKGISPDLLVFRKDPVKNLENLSSLYAVIARGKLYRKKDLDLLAQAHRNRFNDPIYETISMFLGRIALEKQTKDFKH, from the coding sequence TTTTTCTTTCAAACTCCCGTCTCCTTCGGTGGAACCGGAAGAGACGTTCTTTTTGGAAGGCGTTCGTCTGTTCGATCCTGGTAAGAATTCGTTTTCGAACCTGGATCTTCGATTTCAAAACGCGAAAATCGAGTCCGTCAACGCGTCTTCCTCGGGTTCGCCTAACTCCGAATTTGCGAATATGATCGTAACTCCGGGATTGACGGATATGCACGCTCATCTACCGCCGAACAATCTTCTGGATTTGATTCCTTACTTCTCCCTTCTTTATCTTTCGCACGGAGTTACAACTCTTCGTATTGCGGGAGACATCGACGGAACCAGCGTTCCGTATGCTAAGAATGGAATTTCCAAAGACGATTTTTTCGGTCCGAGAATTTTTTCCTGCGACGCATTCGTAACCACCGGACCTCCGCGATGGAAAAATTCGATCGTGGTCAATTCTCCGGAGGAAGCGGCTCAAGCGGTTCTTACTTTAAAATCGAAAGGTGGTGCGGATTGTATCAAGTCGTACGAAAACTTAACCGTTCCGATGATTCGTGCGGTCGTCGAAGCGGCGAACAAAGAAAACCTAACGGTTCTCGGTCATGTTCCGTTCGGACTCACATACGAACAAGCCGCGATCCCGGACGTTCAACACTTTCACGGAATTCCAAGGCCCGAATGGATTTTGAAAAACAACGTGGTCAACCGGGTTTCCGATTGGGACCGCGTCGACGGCAAATTGTTAAACGACATCGTGGATTTTTCGGTAAAAAACGGAATTGCAAACACTCCCACGTTAGTCGCATCAGAAAGACTTCTTCTGTATCGGGATTACGAATCCGCGGTCCTTCAACCTTCGGTTCTTTTGATGCCTCGTTTTTTTAGGGAAGTCGTTTGGAATCCTTCTTCCGGAATTCCTGCGTATCGCAACTTGGATTCCTCCTATCTCACCGAAAGCGTTGAAAAATCCCTATTCAAAAAGTTGAAACTACTTTTGAAGTTGTTCCGAGCGGGCGCGAAGCTCAGAATCGGAACCGACGCACAACAACCCTTTGTGATTCCGGGAGACGGGGTTCAAAGAGAAATGATTCTTTTTCATCGGGCGGGAATTCCATCGGAAGCCGTTTGGAAAATCGCGACGATCGACGCGAACGAAAACTTAAAGAACGAAAATTCTTTTCAAATCGAAAAAGGAATTTCTCCCGATCTTCTTGTGTTTCGCAAGGACCCGGTTAAAAATCTTGAGAATCTATCCAGCTTATACGCGGTGATCGCCCGCGGTAAGTTGTATCGAAAAAAAGATTTGGATCTTCTCGCACAAGCGCATCGGAATCGTTTTAACGATCCGATCTACGAGACGATTTCGATGTTTCTCGGAAGAATCGCTTTAGAAAAACAAACTAAGGATTTCAAACACTGA
- the hpf gene encoding ribosome hibernation-promoting factor, HPF/YfiA family, with product MKINYNWKNVDHSKAAEEYADSKLDRVSKYLHTVQSFEISFEMIHGEVSANLNLHGDGNKFNAQNSNKDIYACIDGLEDKIVKQVSKHHDKKATH from the coding sequence ATGAAAATAAATTATAACTGGAAAAACGTCGATCATTCCAAAGCGGCGGAAGAATATGCGGACAGCAAACTGGATCGAGTTTCTAAATACCTTCATACGGTTCAGTCTTTTGAAATCTCTTTCGAAATGATCCATGGAGAAGTGAGCGCAAATCTCAATCTGCACGGAGACGGAAACAAGTTCAACGCTCAAAATTCAAATAAGGATATCTACGCTTGTATCGACGGCTTGGAAGACAAAATCGTAAAACAAGTCAGCAAACATCACGATAAAAAAGCAACCCACTGA
- a CDS encoding universal stress protein translates to MQRFIKKILVPVDGSESSKKALEMGIAIAKAANASLTVLEVVEEFGPLPGYYEKAPEGKDRVKWISEQRFEKIHSPLDESPEIQWDRLVLEGYPADTIVETATKGNYDMIVIGSRGLSAVGRFLVGSVSDRIVHHATCSVTVVR, encoded by the coding sequence ATGCAAAGATTCATCAAAAAAATTTTAGTCCCCGTGGACGGTTCAGAGAGTTCCAAAAAAGCGTTGGAGATGGGAATTGCGATCGCGAAAGCGGCCAATGCAAGCCTCACCGTTTTGGAGGTCGTGGAAGAATTCGGCCCTCTTCCCGGTTACTACGAAAAGGCTCCCGAAGGAAAGGACAGAGTGAAATGGATTTCGGAGCAAAGATTCGAAAAGATCCATTCTCCCTTGGACGAGTCGCCGGAAATCCAATGGGATCGATTGGTTTTGGAAGGTTATCCCGCCGACACGATCGTCGAAACGGCTACTAAAGGAAATTATGATATGATTGTGATCGGTTCCCGAGGTCTTTCCGCCGTGGGAAGATTTTTAGTGGGTTCGGTTTCCGATCGGATCGTTCATCACGCGACCTGTTCTGTCACCGTGGTCCGTTGA
- a CDS encoding peptidase C69: MCDTFVATPSFTGTGSMIFGKNSDREPNEAQALLRVPSRTGETKTRCTYIEVPGVPQTLEVILSKPFQMWGAEMGANASGVVIGNEAVFTKIPFEKKNQGLTGMDLLRLALERSKDAETARETILDLLEKFGQDACGGYTNSSFYYHNSFIIADSKNAFVLETAGKFWAWKKIEGFYSISNGLTLEDDYDSIHPKAIEFALQKGWIKNGETFSFRKAFSDSFFTFFSKCKVRRARTGAMGIFKKGNLDARAAMEILRQEGEPKDKTDFYPSSSDMGSVCLHATGPITPNGTTGSLVAELKADSSQNRFWFTGTSIPSISLFLPAGFPGTSFLEKNFESPGAELDTSLWWTHEKFYREIQRLYPEAKRLVQPRIDSLEEEWFQELKKLEKDENPSKGLDLLSEKAARTALQEYRVWNANLLNELKKNQPKKVFAPLYRLQWSFWNQKAGINVS, translated from the coding sequence ATGTGCGATACATTCGTTGCCACACCTTCCTTTACCGGAACGGGTTCCATGATCTTTGGAAAGAATTCCGATCGCGAACCCAACGAAGCGCAGGCCTTACTTCGAGTTCCTTCCCGAACCGGGGAAACAAAAACGCGTTGTACGTACATCGAAGTCCCCGGCGTTCCTCAAACGTTGGAAGTGATTCTTTCCAAACCCTTTCAGATGTGGGGAGCCGAAATGGGAGCGAACGCATCCGGAGTTGTGATCGGAAACGAAGCGGTCTTTACGAAAATTCCTTTTGAAAAAAAGAATCAAGGTCTTACCGGAATGGATCTGCTTCGACTCGCTTTGGAAAGAAGCAAGGACGCGGAGACCGCAAGAGAAACGATTTTGGATCTTCTCGAAAAATTCGGTCAGGACGCTTGCGGCGGTTATACGAATTCTTCCTTTTATTATCATAACAGTTTTATCATCGCGGATTCAAAGAACGCGTTCGTGTTGGAAACCGCCGGAAAGTTTTGGGCTTGGAAAAAGATAGAAGGTTTTTATTCGATTTCCAACGGACTTACTTTGGAAGACGACTACGATTCGATTCATCCCAAGGCGATCGAGTTCGCTTTACAAAAAGGTTGGATCAAAAACGGAGAAACGTTTTCGTTTCGTAAGGCGTTTTCGGATTCTTTCTTTACCTTTTTCAGCAAGTGTAAGGTTCGCAGGGCGAGGACCGGCGCGATGGGTATATTCAAAAAAGGGAATTTAGACGCGAGGGCCGCGATGGAAATTCTCAGACAAGAAGGGGAGCCGAAAGACAAAACCGATTTTTATCCTTCTTCCTCGGACATGGGTTCCGTTTGTCTGCACGCAACGGGTCCGATTACGCCTAACGGTACGACCGGTTCCTTGGTCGCGGAGTTGAAGGCGGATTCTTCCCAAAATCGTTTTTGGTTTACGGGAACTTCCATTCCTTCGATTTCTCTGTTTCTTCCCGCGGGTTTTCCGGGAACTTCCTTCTTGGAAAAAAATTTCGAATCTCCGGGCGCGGAGTTGGACACTTCTCTTTGGTGGACTCACGAAAAATTCTACCGGGAAATTCAACGTTTGTATCCCGAAGCCAAGCGGCTCGTTCAACCGAGGATCGATTCCTTGGAAGAGGAGTGGTTTCAGGAATTGAAAAAACTCGAAAAGGATGAGAATCCTTCGAAAGGTTTGGATCTTTTGAGCGAAAAGGCGGCGAGAACCGCCCTTCAGGAATATCGTGTTTGGAACGCGAATTTGTTAAACGAACTGAAAAAAAATCAGCCGAAGAAAGTATTCGCGCCCCTTTACAGATTACAATGGTCTTTTTGGAATCAAAAGGCCGGGATCAATGTTTCTTAG
- a CDS encoding M20 family peptidase translates to MKRITQIAIVSFCILAFVCIFNTFRVRNVPPPVSAGETEIVPINEAVERLSKSIRFKTVSSLENPSLNADQFLALNRHIETSYPLLNSELAKTKIGDSSFFYEWKGSDPSLRPILLCAHSDVVDVDAATENLWTADPFGGEVRDGFVWGRGSWDDKSSLFAILESVEILIRKGFRPKRSVFIAVGQDEEVVYGISGAKSITDTFKKMNLRFEYVLDEGQIVAENIIPGIDKPVALVGIAGKGYLTVRLRVDLKEGGHSSMPPRETAIGILTSALHRLENSPFPFSLTPVSKSTFEWLAPSMNIGSRLVFSNLWLFGRILESGLSGKNSTRAQLHTTTAITKISGGFKDNVLPSQAEATVNFRILQGDTNASVLERISKIINDDRVRIVVPETIIEPSQVSATDSKSFESIRTAILRTIPDAVVAPALVSAYTDSIHYSSVSDNAYRFFPVRAKPDDLKRFHGIDERISVSNYEEIIRFYAEIIKNSNIQ, encoded by the coding sequence ATGAAAAGAATCACCCAAATCGCGATCGTTTCGTTTTGTATTCTCGCTTTCGTTTGTATCTTCAACACGTTTCGGGTTCGTAACGTCCCTCCTCCGGTTTCAGCGGGTGAAACCGAAATCGTTCCGATCAACGAGGCGGTGGAAAGACTTTCGAAATCGATTCGGTTTAAAACCGTTTCGTCTTTGGAAAATCCGTCCTTGAACGCGGATCAGTTCCTCGCGTTAAACCGACATATCGAAACGAGTTATCCTCTTTTAAATTCCGAACTTGCAAAAACGAAGATAGGAGATTCTTCCTTTTTTTACGAATGGAAGGGTTCCGATCCGAGTTTGAGACCGATTCTACTCTGCGCACATTCCGATGTCGTAGACGTGGACGCGGCGACCGAAAATTTATGGACCGCAGATCCGTTCGGAGGAGAAGTCCGGGACGGGTTCGTTTGGGGAAGAGGATCCTGGGACGACAAAAGCAGTCTGTTTGCCATATTAGAATCCGTTGAAATTCTAATACGAAAGGGATTTCGTCCGAAAAGAAGCGTATTTATCGCCGTGGGTCAGGACGAGGAAGTCGTCTACGGAATCTCGGGCGCCAAGTCCATCACGGATACATTCAAAAAAATGAATCTACGTTTCGAATACGTTTTGGACGAGGGACAGATCGTCGCCGAAAACATCATCCCCGGAATCGACAAACCGGTTGCGTTAGTCGGAATCGCGGGTAAGGGTTATCTTACCGTCCGTCTGCGCGTCGACTTGAAGGAAGGCGGACATTCTTCCATGCCTCCTCGGGAAACGGCGATCGGAATTCTAACGTCCGCTTTACACCGTCTGGAAAATTCTCCGTTTCCATTCTCCCTTACGCCCGTTTCCAAATCCACGTTCGAATGGTTGGCCCCTTCCATGAACATCGGCTCCCGTTTGGTCTTTTCCAATCTATGGCTTTTCGGAAGAATCTTGGAATCCGGATTGAGCGGAAAAAATTCCACAAGAGCGCAACTCCACACGACGACCGCGATCACAAAAATTTCCGGCGGTTTTAAGGACAACGTCCTGCCTTCCCAAGCCGAAGCGACCGTAAACTTTAGAATCTTACAAGGAGATACGAATGCGAGCGTCTTGGAAAGAATTTCCAAAATCATAAACGACGATCGAGTGAGGATCGTCGTTCCCGAAACGATAATCGAACCTTCCCAAGTTTCGGCGACGGACTCGAAAAGTTTCGAATCGATTCGGACCGCGATTCTGCGTACGATTCCGGACGCGGTCGTAGCTCCGGCGCTCGTATCGGCTTATACGGACTCGATCCATTATTCTTCGGTTTCGGATAACGCGTATCGTTTTTTTCCGGTGCGCGCCAAACCGGACGATCTAAAACGGTTTCACGGGATCGACGAAAGAATTTCCGTCTCGAACTACGAGGAGATCATCCGTTTTTACGCGGAAATCATCAAAAATTCGAATATTCAATAA
- a CDS encoding SelL-related redox protein: MEFLPESFSTREATGIHLRSKTILPCLPPRLSLLVFLRHSGCIFSREAISDLREISEICLSFPPVLFFFPGTPNDCEKFFEGVWEDASVVADPKTEFYRDLNLDTANLVQLAGPEVLIGTARATLKGHFYGIPGRNPLQMPGAFLVVRDRIVWEHRYRHIGDHPDWKNLPGVTLLPGAEFGPDVMPA, from the coding sequence ATGGAGTTTCTTCCGGAAAGTTTCTCAACGCGCGAAGCGACAGGAATTCATCTGAGAAGCAAGACCATTCTCCCTTGTTTACCTCCGCGCTTAAGCCTTCTCGTATTCTTAAGACATTCCGGTTGTATCTTCAGCCGGGAGGCGATCTCCGATCTCCGAGAAATTTCGGAAATCTGCCTTTCCTTTCCCCCCGTTTTATTTTTTTTCCCCGGAACACCGAACGATTGCGAAAAATTTTTCGAAGGAGTTTGGGAAGACGCTTCGGTCGTGGCCGATCCGAAGACCGAATTCTATCGCGATTTAAACTTGGATACGGCCAATCTCGTGCAACTCGCGGGTCCCGAGGTTTTGATCGGAACCGCAAGAGCCACGTTAAAGGGACATTTTTACGGAATCCCCGGCCGCAATCCTTTGCAGATGCCGGGAGCGTTCTTAGTGGTGCGGGACCGGATCGTTTGGGAACATAGATACAGACATATCGGAGATCATCCCGATTGGAAAAATCTTCCCGGAGTGACCTTGTTGCCCGGCGCAGAGTTCGGACCCGACGTTATGCCCGCTTGA
- a CDS encoding tetratricopeptide repeat protein: MNKFATIALFLSIFTGLYAMPEAQKVEEELNKFTPENEIQLANKLSALGSLKQKVRDYNSAIDLYNQSLTVREKMGEKESSGYALVLYLKSISEFRQGKSCQALENIKNVISIYQKIGDIDSALNAEEEAYKKYQEACSIHMENVANAQ; this comes from the coding sequence ATGAACAAGTTTGCAACAATCGCTCTCTTTTTAAGCATTTTTACTGGACTTTATGCAATGCCAGAGGCCCAAAAGGTCGAGGAAGAGCTTAATAAGTTCACACCTGAGAATGAAATCCAGCTCGCAAATAAGCTCAGCGCACTGGGTAGCCTCAAACAAAAAGTAAGAGACTACAACTCAGCGATCGATCTTTACAACCAATCCCTCACAGTTCGTGAAAAGATGGGAGAAAAAGAATCTTCCGGATACGCTCTGGTTCTTTACCTCAAATCCATCTCCGAGTTCCGTCAAGGCAAGTCTTGTCAGGCACTTGAGAACATCAAAAACGTTATTTCAATCTATCAGAAAATCGGGGACATCGACTCCGCATTAAACGCGGAAGAAGAAGCTTACAAAAAGTATCAAGAAGCATGTTCCATCCATATGGAGAATGTTGCGAACGCACAATAA
- a CDS encoding acyl-CoA thioesterase, protein MPKPVRYSYSYFQKVAWGDMDAFGHVNHVVYAKYFENARANYFTDLNLWDTPDRPSEGGPVITHIDVDYRKQVRYPDTLEITLQVDGVTSRSFHISCTMWNGEGDCVATASGEFLWFNFATQKPTQLPEIYKNLFSQSQVSQ, encoded by the coding sequence ATGCCTAAACCGGTTCGTTACTCTTACAGTTATTTTCAAAAGGTCGCTTGGGGAGATATGGATGCGTTTGGACACGTCAACCACGTCGTCTACGCAAAGTATTTTGAAAACGCAAGAGCCAACTACTTTACGGATCTAAATCTCTGGGACACACCCGATCGTCCATCCGAAGGCGGACCGGTAATCACTCATATCGACGTCGATTATAGAAAACAAGTCCGTTATCCGGACACACTGGAAATCACTCTGCAAGTCGACGGAGTCACTTCCCGATCGTTTCATATTTCCTGCACGATGTGGAACGGAGAAGGGGACTGTGTCGCCACCGCAAGCGGAGAATTTCTTTGGTTCAACTTCGCGACCCAAAAGCCGACACAACTGCCAGAGATTTATAAGAATTTATTTTCACAAAGCCAAGTTTCCCAATAA
- a CDS encoding TerC family protein, which yields MELLTLDTVIAILTLTLMEIVLGIDNIVFLSIVSGKLPKNQQGKARNLGLTLALGFRIGLLFAVSWIASLTSPLFTVAEFSVSGRDLIMLGGGLFLIAKSTSEIHGKVEGIEDENSKSKKEKISFWGVILQLIVLDIIFSVDSIVTAVGLSGNFQVMVAAVILSMIVMLIFSGTVSDFINEHPTMKVLALSFLIMIGAMLFADGLHFHIPKGYVYFSMAFSLGVELINMKIRKAGAKKH from the coding sequence ATGGAACTTCTCACACTCGATACAGTGATCGCAATTCTGACCCTGACCTTGATGGAAATCGTTCTTGGGATCGACAATATAGTTTTTCTTTCGATCGTTTCCGGTAAACTTCCCAAAAATCAACAGGGCAAAGCGAGAAATCTCGGTCTTACCCTGGCCCTCGGTTTTAGAATCGGTTTGTTGTTCGCGGTCAGTTGGATCGCCTCCCTAACTTCTCCCCTTTTTACGGTCGCCGAATTTTCGGTTTCGGGAAGGGATTTGATCATGCTCGGCGGAGGACTTTTTCTAATCGCCAAAAGTACGAGCGAGATTCACGGAAAAGTAGAAGGGATCGAAGACGAGAATTCGAAATCCAAAAAGGAAAAAATTTCTTTCTGGGGTGTGATCCTTCAGTTGATCGTTCTGGATATCATCTTTTCGGTCGATTCGATCGTAACCGCCGTCGGTTTATCCGGCAACTTTCAAGTGATGGTAGCTGCGGTGATTTTGTCCATGATCGTGATGTTGATCTTTTCGGGAACGGTCAGCGATTTTATCAACGAACATCCGACGATGAAGGTTTTGGCGCTTTCGTTTTTAATTATGATCGGAGCGATGTTGTTCGCGGACGGACTTCACTTTCATATCCCGAAAGGATACGTTTATTTTTCGATGGCATTCTCGCTCGGAGTGGAGTTGATCAATATGAAAATCAGAAAAGCGGGAGCTAAGAAACATTGA